A single genomic interval of Devosia oryziradicis harbors:
- a CDS encoding CAP domain-containing protein: MLTTTRRGFILLTATAALAACSTTIPMLPKGASTPETLTDAEILEAINTVRRANGAPPWTYNVRLEEAARSQARLMAQKNTMSHDLGVTLRQRVTAAGYLGAVGENVGKGYKDLQGVIGGWMDSSGHRSTLLSHRFVEFGLAAARSSGGKLYWAMIAGGSFEAWQG; this comes from the coding sequence ATGCTCACCACGACGCGCCGCGGCTTCATTCTGTTGACCGCGACGGCTGCCTTGGCGGCCTGCTCGACGACGATCCCCATGCTGCCTAAGGGCGCCAGCACGCCCGAGACGCTGACCGACGCTGAAATCCTCGAGGCGATCAACACCGTGCGTCGCGCCAATGGCGCCCCACCCTGGACCTACAATGTCAGGCTCGAAGAGGCAGCCCGCTCGCAGGCTCGCCTCATGGCGCAGAAGAACACCATGAGCCACGACCTGGGCGTCACCCTGCGCCAGCGCGTCACAGCCGCGGGGTACCTTGGGGCCGTCGGCGAGAATGTCGGTAAGGGCTACAAGGACCTGCAGGGCGTCATCGGTGGCTGGATGGATTCATCGGGCCACCGCAGCACCCTGCTCAGCCACCGCTTCGTCGAATTCGGCCTCGCCGCCGCTCGCAGTTCAGGTGGCAAGCTCTATTGGGCCATGATCGCCGGCGGCAGCTTCGAGGCGTGGCAGGGGTAG
- a CDS encoding aminoglycoside phosphotransferase family protein: MNQSPVETALSRALIRWSLTKSTPVAETHTSWVFRVEQNGRNFAALKILKPNEVEEQRGSRLLAWYGGEGAATVFDMHGDTIFMEWLDGGTLGDPVRAGKDDEGTIALATVVASLHRQRSETPPELQPLRQRFQTLFDTDVRAWPHTARDLYARACGIALKLFDRPSAQIPLHGDVHHDNILSSDRGWLAIDPKGVLGDPAYDLANVFINPKGAAHLATDPRRIAARADILSQRLDYPRKRILGWAAAHAALSACWELAEERSITHQLACLPHLLSAYDQA, encoded by the coding sequence ATGAATCAGTCGCCCGTAGAAACCGCGCTCAGCCGCGCCCTGATCCGCTGGTCCCTGACCAAATCGACGCCTGTCGCCGAAACCCACACGAGTTGGGTGTTTCGTGTCGAGCAGAATGGCCGCAACTTTGCCGCCCTGAAGATTCTCAAGCCCAACGAGGTCGAGGAACAACGAGGCTCCCGCTTGCTCGCCTGGTATGGCGGCGAGGGTGCCGCCACGGTCTTCGACATGCATGGCGATACCATCTTCATGGAATGGCTCGACGGCGGCACGCTGGGCGATCCCGTTCGCGCGGGCAAGGACGACGAAGGCACCATTGCCCTTGCCACCGTGGTTGCCAGCCTGCACCGCCAGCGTAGCGAGACCCCGCCCGAGCTGCAGCCGCTGCGCCAGCGCTTCCAAACCCTGTTCGATACCGACGTCCGCGCCTGGCCGCACACGGCCCGCGACCTTTACGCCCGGGCCTGCGGCATTGCCTTGAAGCTGTTTGATCGTCCCAGCGCGCAAATTCCGCTGCATGGCGACGTACATCACGACAATATCCTCAGTTCCGATCGCGGCTGGTTGGCCATTGATCCAAAGGGCGTGCTGGGCGATCCGGCCTATGACCTGGCCAATGTCTTCATCAACCCCAAGGGCGCCGCGCACCTGGCGACCGATCCTCGACGCATTGCCGCGCGAGCCGACATTCTGTCCCAGCGCCTGGACTATCCGCGCAAGCGCATCCTCGGCTGGGCAGCAGCGCACGCTGCCTTGTCGGCCTGTTGGGAGCTGGCCGAAGAACGCTCCATCACGCATCAGCTCGCCTGCCTGCCCCATCTGCTCAGTGCCTACGACCAGGCCTGA
- the uxaC gene encoding glucuronate isomerase translates to MTHLHPDRLLPASEPARAIARELYPEVRDLPLICPHGHTDPSWFANNGRFSDPAALFLTPDHYVLRMLRSRGLSYDDLGVPRKDGKPVAKGRDAWRLFAANYHLFAGTPSKTWIDHSLQWAFGIEQELSPATADAIYDTIDAALATPALLPMALLDRARVEVIATTEFALDPLVHHQAMETKGIIGRVRTTYRPDDVTDPSRAAIVENLQKFGEISGENVANWSGLINAHRNRREYFRRFGAVATDHGVPTANTADLSAPEKQALLDKVLAGRHDAADAELFRAQMMTEMALLSVEDGMVMQLHAGSRRNTDPLLMVERGTDLGADIPGTTDYVNGLRALLSRCGNEPNLRLIMFGLDETTYARELAPMAGYWPSLMIGPPWWFHDSPQGIRRYLDQVVESAGFYNLAGFNDDTRALLSIPARHDVWRREVCGLLGRWVGENRITMSTARDIAKHLSYQAAKDAYKLD, encoded by the coding sequence ATGACCCATTTGCATCCAGACCGCCTGCTCCCTGCCTCCGAGCCCGCCCGCGCCATCGCGCGCGAGCTTTATCCAGAAGTTCGCGACCTGCCCCTGATCTGCCCGCATGGGCACACGGATCCGTCATGGTTTGCCAATAACGGGCGCTTTTCCGATCCGGCGGCGCTGTTTCTGACGCCCGATCACTATGTGCTGCGTATGTTGCGCAGCCGCGGCCTGAGCTATGATGACCTCGGCGTCCCCCGCAAGGATGGCAAGCCGGTCGCCAAAGGGCGCGACGCCTGGCGGCTGTTTGCCGCCAACTACCACCTCTTCGCCGGTACGCCCTCCAAGACCTGGATCGATCATTCGCTCCAATGGGCGTTCGGCATCGAACAGGAGCTGTCGCCCGCCACGGCCGACGCCATCTATGACACCATCGACGCTGCCCTCGCCACGCCGGCACTGCTGCCCATGGCACTGCTTGATCGCGCCCGCGTCGAGGTCATCGCCACCACCGAATTTGCTCTCGATCCGTTGGTGCATCACCAGGCGATGGAAACCAAGGGCATCATCGGCCGTGTCCGCACCACGTATCGCCCCGATGACGTGACCGATCCGAGCCGCGCCGCCATCGTCGAGAACCTGCAGAAGTTCGGCGAGATATCAGGCGAGAACGTCGCCAACTGGTCGGGGCTCATCAATGCTCATCGCAACCGCCGCGAATACTTCCGCCGCTTCGGTGCCGTCGCCACCGATCACGGCGTCCCCACGGCGAACACCGCCGATCTCTCCGCGCCCGAAAAGCAAGCTTTGCTCGACAAGGTGCTCGCGGGCCGGCACGACGCTGCCGATGCCGAGCTGTTCCGCGCCCAGATGATGACGGAGATGGCGCTGCTTTCGGTCGAAGACGGCATGGTGATGCAGCTTCACGCCGGCTCGCGCCGCAATACCGATCCGCTGCTCATGGTCGAGCGCGGTACCGATCTGGGCGCCGATATCCCCGGCACCACCGACTACGTGAATGGCCTGCGGGCCCTGCTCTCGCGCTGCGGCAATGAACCCAATCTGCGGCTCATCATGTTCGGGCTCGATGAGACCACCTATGCCCGCGAACTGGCGCCCATGGCCGGCTATTGGCCCAGCCTGATGATCGGACCGCCCTGGTGGTTCCATGACAGCCCGCAGGGCATCCGCCGCTATCTCGACCAGGTGGTGGAGTCGGCCGGCTTCTACAATCTTGCAGGCTTCAACGACGACACCCGCGCGCTACTGTCTATCCCTGCACGCCACGACGTCTGGCGCCGCGAAGTCTGCGGCTTGCTCGGCCGCTGGGTCGGCGAAAATCGCATCACCATGTCCACGGCCCGCGATATCGCCAAGCACCTGAGCTACCAGGCGGCCAAGGATGCGTACAAGCTGGATTAG
- a CDS encoding response regulator transcription factor produces MRILLVEDNEDLGEAIQKRLRNSGHSVEWVRDGNEVVPAAQGDDFDAVALDLMLPSRDGIGLIAELRKGRFSAPILVITARSEIDDKVSLLDLGADDYLVKPFDLRELEARLRALIRRTGGQTTSTLGVGNLEMDLAGLNASIGGRALELGRREFRLLEILVTNAGRVVPKERLMNQLFNFDEAVSVNALELHISRLRKKLEPANIEIGTVRGVGYVVRAPHGG; encoded by the coding sequence ATGCGAATACTGCTCGTCGAAGACAATGAAGACCTGGGCGAGGCGATCCAGAAGCGGCTGCGCAATTCCGGCCATTCGGTCGAGTGGGTGCGCGATGGCAATGAGGTCGTGCCGGCGGCACAGGGCGACGATTTCGACGCCGTGGCGCTGGACCTGATGCTGCCCAGCCGCGACGGCATCGGGCTGATCGCGGAGTTGCGCAAGGGCAGGTTCAGCGCGCCGATCCTGGTTATTACCGCGCGCTCGGAAATCGACGACAAGGTCAGCCTGCTGGATCTGGGCGCAGACGACTATCTGGTGAAGCCGTTCGACCTGCGGGAGCTCGAGGCGCGGCTGCGCGCGCTGATCCGGCGCACGGGCGGGCAGACGACAAGCACGCTGGGTGTGGGCAACCTAGAAATGGACCTGGCGGGGCTCAATGCCAGCATCGGCGGGCGCGCCCTGGAACTGGGACGGCGCGAGTTCCGGCTGCTGGAAATCCTCGTTACCAATGCCGGCCGCGTGGTGCCCAAGGAGCGGCTGATGAACCAGCTGTTCAATTTCGATGAGGCGGTCTCAGTCAACGCGCTGGAACTGCATATTTCGCGGCTGCGCAAGAAGCTTGAGCCGGCCAATATCGAGATCGGCACGGTGCGCGGCGTCGGCTATGTGGTCCGGGCGCCGCATGGCGGCTAA
- a CDS encoding sensor histidine kinase — MAAKSFSIRNRIVALALALLLAAAVVLIVFIRDYAERSADRAFDRLLAASALTIAGAVQVENDTVIVELPFASFGMFSGRDRVFYAVESPGGGAVTGYEDLSRMLPEMTSAGPVFADTIYRGDLVRVASVGRLTSSGGDADWVTIHVAETQSEREALAGEILSNAIVPVVALTLLAVALVWFGIGRMFAPLYQLEQELRGRAPDDLSPVDVPVPVEVSHLVSGLNAFMARLGSAMERVSGLVAEAAHEVRTPLASLRAQAEVAIDEQDPVALRARVGRIHQGAVQASQLVSQLLMEATISHRLENQETDTTAFGQVVDDVRQRLDPDQAGRLVVDLPEVVAGAQIRGDRVALREMVRNVVDNALVYSSGPVELGGAVGDGVMRFVVSDHGPGISDSEKPLVLERFKRGAASGGSAGSGLGLSIVKRVAEAHRGSLRLTDRAGGGLVVEIELPLVGRNPKLEQMRRALGSLSALVLCLLLLNPSDAQAASTRYPARDGAGEVVLTIVGVTDTPLFAQFIAGFQAQRPDVTVVYEETDSVPLYERYLSGDLTPKPDLLVSSASDLMIKLANDGHAMAYDSPFLGALPQWAHWRNEVFGFTFEPAVIIYNPDRITAEEVPRTHLTLAEMLETQTARFRGTIATYDIALSGVGYLLASQDQVISSNFWRLAAAFGRVEAVFSGSSPAILNGVADGSLALGYNVLGSYAFARKADGANIEIVVPDDYVLVLTRAMLIPRDAPSPELGKAFVDFALSPAGQAIAAEQTALGSVVPGGSGEWTSEAIAARGRGVIQPIPLGPALLVSLDQQRRQRFLDSWGEIVSPKP, encoded by the coding sequence ATGGCGGCTAAGTCCTTCTCCATCCGCAATCGCATTGTGGCGCTGGCGCTGGCGCTGCTGCTGGCGGCGGCGGTGGTGCTGATCGTCTTCATTCGTGACTATGCCGAGCGGTCGGCCGACCGGGCGTTCGACCGGCTGCTGGCCGCCTCGGCGCTCACCATTGCCGGTGCGGTGCAGGTGGAGAACGACACCGTCATAGTCGAACTGCCGTTTGCCTCGTTCGGCATGTTTTCGGGGCGTGACCGGGTGTTCTATGCCGTGGAAAGCCCTGGCGGCGGGGCGGTGACGGGGTATGAAGACCTGTCGCGCATGCTGCCGGAGATGACCTCGGCGGGACCTGTTTTCGCCGACACGATCTATCGCGGTGACCTGGTGCGCGTGGCGAGCGTGGGGCGGTTGACGTCATCGGGCGGCGATGCGGACTGGGTAACCATCCATGTCGCCGAAACGCAGAGCGAGCGCGAGGCGCTTGCCGGAGAGATACTTTCAAACGCCATCGTGCCCGTGGTGGCACTGACGCTCCTGGCCGTGGCCCTGGTGTGGTTCGGCATCGGGCGCATGTTCGCCCCGCTTTATCAGTTGGAGCAGGAATTGCGGGGGAGAGCGCCGGACGACCTCAGCCCGGTGGACGTGCCCGTGCCGGTCGAGGTTAGTCACCTGGTGTCCGGGCTCAATGCCTTCATGGCCCGCCTGGGCAGCGCCATGGAGCGGGTGTCGGGGCTCGTTGCGGAAGCCGCGCATGAGGTGCGGACGCCGCTGGCGTCGCTGCGGGCGCAGGCGGAAGTCGCAATAGACGAACAGGATCCGGTGGCGTTGCGGGCGCGCGTGGGCCGCATTCACCAGGGCGCGGTGCAGGCGAGCCAGCTGGTGTCGCAATTGCTGATGGAGGCGACGATTTCCCACCGCCTCGAGAACCAGGAGACCGACACGACGGCGTTCGGCCAGGTGGTGGACGACGTGCGGCAGCGGCTCGACCCGGACCAGGCGGGGCGGCTGGTGGTGGACTTGCCCGAGGTCGTGGCGGGAGCGCAAATTCGCGGCGATCGGGTGGCGCTGCGCGAGATGGTGCGCAATGTGGTGGACAATGCGCTGGTCTATTCGAGCGGACCGGTAGAACTGGGCGGCGCGGTAGGCGACGGCGTGATGCGGTTCGTAGTCAGCGACCACGGGCCCGGCATTTCCGACAGTGAAAAACCGCTGGTGCTGGAACGGTTCAAGCGTGGAGCGGCAAGTGGAGGGTCGGCGGGATCGGGCCTGGGCCTGTCGATCGTCAAGCGGGTTGCAGAGGCGCATCGCGGTTCGCTGCGACTGACGGATCGGGCGGGGGGCGGGCTGGTGGTGGAGATAGAGTTGCCCCTGGTGGGGCGCAATCCCAAGCTCGAGCAGATGCGGCGGGCGCTGGGCTCGCTGTCGGCGCTGGTGCTCTGCCTGCTGCTGCTCAACCCAAGTGATGCGCAGGCCGCTTCCACCCGCTATCCGGCGCGTGATGGCGCCGGTGAGGTGGTGCTGACCATTGTCGGTGTCACCGATACGCCGCTCTTCGCGCAGTTCATCGCCGGCTTCCAGGCGCAGCGGCCGGACGTGACCGTCGTCTATGAGGAAACCGATTCCGTGCCGCTTTACGAGCGCTACCTGAGCGGTGACTTGACGCCCAAGCCGGACCTGCTGGTCAGCTCGGCCTCGGACCTGATGATCAAGCTGGCCAATGACGGCCATGCCATGGCCTATGACAGCCCGTTCCTCGGCGCCCTGCCCCAATGGGCGCATTGGCGGAACGAGGTGTTCGGCTTCACCTTCGAGCCAGCTGTCATCATCTACAATCCGGACCGGATCACTGCCGAGGAGGTGCCACGCACTCACCTGACGCTGGCGGAGATGCTGGAGACGCAGACCGCGCGCTTTCGCGGGACGATCGCCACCTACGACATTGCCCTGTCAGGCGTGGGCTATCTGCTGGCCTCACAGGATCAGGTGATCTCGTCGAACTTCTGGCGGCTGGCCGCGGCGTTCGGGCGGGTGGAGGCGGTGTTTTCCGGTTCGAGCCCGGCAATCCTGAATGGCGTTGCGGATGGCTCGCTGGCGCTGGGCTACAATGTGCTGGGCTCCTATGCCTTTGCGCGTAAGGCCGATGGCGCCAATATTGAGATCGTGGTGCCCGACGACTATGTGCTGGTGCTGACCCGTGCCATGCTGATCCCGCGCGATGCGCCCTCACCCGAACTGGGCAAGGCCTTCGTCGACTTCGCCCTCTCGCCGGCAGGCCAGGCAATTGCGGCCGAGCAGACGGCGCTGGGCTCGGTCGTGCCGGGTGGGAGTGGCGAATGGACGAGCGAGGCTATCGCAGCCCGCGGCCGCGGAGTGATCCAGCCTATTCCGCTGGGTCCGGCCTTGCTGGTGTCTCTGGATCAGCAAAGGCGCCAGCGATTTCTCGACAGCTGGGGCGAGATTGTGTCGCCCAAGCCGTGA